The Haloplanus natans DSM 17983 DNA segment GTAACTCAAGTAGCGTTGCTCGCGACGTGTAGATCTCGCCCTCGTGCTCCGTCGCGATCGTCGCTGCTCGTTGCTGGAGCCAGTCGTCGTCCTTCACAAGTGCGATGAAAAAATCCGTGTCGGCGTAGATCATCCGCGCTCTGACTCCGTGACATCCTTGAGCGTGTCCTCGCGAGCCGCGTCACGAGCGTCTTGTTTTATTTCGGCGATCGATTTCCCTTCGAACGCATCGCCAACAGCCTCTCGAAGTCCCGCAACCGGGTCCTCTTGCAGCGGGATCAATTCAACTCGATCGCTGAGCTCAACGATCCGATATCGGTCCCCGTGCTTTTTCCGGATCTCGGATGGAATGACAATCCGCCCCCGATCGTCGGCCTCGGTTGTCTTACTCATGTTAGTCCCCTCTACCCGGAGAAGACACAAAAATACTCCCACAATTCATACGAAGTTCCCCGTGACGGCGTAGATGATTCCCTTCCGGCCGATTCGTCGACTCCTGTCTCGTAGACATCGCCTGGCTGCATCGATACTCCTGCGAGGCACGAATTCTTGCGCCCCGCACCCATCGGGGGCGCGCATAACCACACCGGGCGATAGCGTGCGTCGGTGCGCTCGCAGCTCGTCAGGCCTCGTCGTCGCCGGCGTCGACTGGAAGCGACTTCCGACCGGCGTCGACAC contains these protein-coding regions:
- a CDS encoding AbrB/MazE/SpoVT family DNA-binding domain-containing protein; this translates as MSKTTEADDRGRIVIPSEIRKKHGDRYRIVELSDRVELIPLQEDPVAGLREAVGDAFEGKSIAEIKQDARDAAREDTLKDVTESERG